A genomic window from Winogradskyella sp. J14-2 includes:
- a CDS encoding GNAT family N-acetyltransferase: MTYSFKILDSSELDSIVPLVFDLNQGKISKSVLIARFNEMKNQNYECAIILSEGKIIGVTGLWFCTRHYSGKSVEIDHVYITPKYRKKGLGKLFMNWIQKYCKTKGYESLELNTYVQNYPSHKFYYNEGFKILGYHFVKKI, translated from the coding sequence ATGACATACAGTTTTAAAATCCTAGATAGTTCTGAGTTAGACTCTATAGTACCTTTGGTATTTGATCTTAACCAAGGTAAAATAAGCAAATCAGTTCTTATAGCGCGGTTTAATGAGATGAAGAACCAGAATTATGAATGTGCTATCATTTTATCAGAAGGTAAAATTATTGGCGTAACAGGTCTTTGGTTTTGCACAAGACATTATTCAGGAAAATCTGTAGAGATAGACCATGTTTACATTACGCCTAAGTATAGAAAAAAAGGATTAGGCAAGTTGTTTATGAATTGGATTCAGAAGTACTGTAAAACAAAAGGCTATGAATCTTTAGAATTAAACACGTATGTTCAAAATTACCCATCTCATAAATTTTATTACAACGAAGGTTTTAAAATATTAGGTTACCATTTTGTAAAAAAGATATAG
- the pepE gene encoding dipeptidase PepE has protein sequence MKSMIIASTSTLHGSGPLEYLLDELKIHFKSANEILFIPYARPGGISHDEYTAKVAEPFKLIGKTLRGLHTFNNPKKAIKDAQGIFTGGGNTFVLVHKLYKNDILTIIKEAVNEGTPYLGTSAGSNICGLTMNTTNDMPIVYPPSFKTLGLVPFNINPHYLDPNPNSTHMGETRETRIKEFQVFNTQPVIGLREGSWVEVRGERLTLKGSLDARIFEYGKVPYEISTDSDLGFLK, from the coding sequence ATGAAATCAATGATTATAGCAAGCACATCAACATTACATGGTAGCGGACCTTTAGAGTACCTTTTAGACGAATTAAAAATTCATTTTAAATCTGCCAACGAAATTTTATTTATCCCTTACGCAAGACCAGGTGGTATATCGCATGATGAATACACAGCTAAGGTTGCTGAGCCTTTTAAATTAATTGGCAAGACTTTAAGAGGTCTACATACCTTTAACAATCCCAAAAAAGCCATTAAAGACGCTCAAGGCATTTTTACAGGAGGTGGAAACACGTTTGTTTTGGTACATAAGCTTTATAAGAACGATATACTGACCATTATAAAAGAAGCTGTAAATGAAGGAACACCTTATTTAGGTACAAGTGCAGGAAGTAATATTTGCGGGCTTACCATGAACACTACCAACGATATGCCAATAGTGTATCCTCCAAGTTTTAAAACTTTAGGGTTGGTGCCTTTTAACATTAATCCGCACTATCTAGATCCTAATCCGAATAGCACACATATGGGCGAGACTAGAGAAACCCGTATTAAAGAGTTTCAAGTTTTCAATACGCAGCCAGTTATTGGCCTTAGAGAGGGGAGTTGGGTTGAGGTTAGAGGAGAAAGGTTAACACTTAAAGGAAGCTTAGATGCAAGAATTTTTGAATACGGTAAAGTGCCTTATGAAATCTCAACAGACTCTGATTTAGGGTTTTTAAAATAA
- a CDS encoding carboxypeptidase-like regulatory domain-containing protein, which yields MKYTIFLISTLLSFTIFGQEIERTTVNGRISVASEDKEGVTVYNSSSNKGTVTDENGDFQINVALNDILEISALQFKDFTVTITKDIIKSKKLTVILVEEVNKLDEVVILPFGLTGNINTDLENVRTYNVSLDYVYFGLDHLEDFEFSPDYKTEAENVAFNENNPRVDNMLNIVNLAGFIVSQVVDIEKEDETGAEKAINKTPFKETLDNYSINYIHTNFNIPLQQVGAFIDYVEKEGVDEALLAKDKEMQFLERITQLSKSFLKQTSEKD from the coding sequence ATGAAATACACTATATTCCTAATAAGTACGCTTTTATCATTTACAATATTTGGGCAAGAGATAGAAAGAACCACTGTAAATGGAAGAATTTCAGTAGCCAGTGAGGACAAAGAAGGTGTTACAGTCTATAATTCATCATCAAACAAAGGTACAGTTACAGACGAGAACGGCGACTTTCAAATTAACGTTGCCTTAAACGATATTTTAGAAATCAGCGCACTACAATTTAAAGATTTTACCGTTACCATCACTAAAGATATCATTAAATCAAAAAAGCTAACTGTTATACTTGTAGAAGAAGTCAACAAATTAGACGAAGTGGTTATTCTTCCTTTTGGACTAACTGGTAATATCAACACTGATTTAGAAAACGTAAGAACTTATAACGTAAGCTTAGATTACGTCTACTTTGGTCTAGACCATCTTGAGGATTTTGAGTTTTCACCAGACTACAAAACGGAAGCTGAAAACGTAGCCTTTAACGAAAATAATCCTCGAGTTGACAATATGCTCAATATTGTAAATCTTGCTGGGTTTATAGTAAGCCAAGTCGTAGATATTGAAAAAGAGGATGAAACAGGTGCTGAAAAAGCAATTAATAAAACACCATTTAAGGAAACTCTAGATAATTACAGCATTAACTACATCCACACCAATTTTAATATTCCGTTACAACAAGTAGGCGCCTTTATAGATTACGTAGAAAAAGAAGGAGTTGATGAAGCATTACTGGCAAAGGATAAAGAAATGCAATTTTTAGAACGTATTACACAATTAAGTAAATCTTTCCTTAAACAAACAAGTGAAAAAGACTAA
- a CDS encoding carboxypeptidase-like regulatory domain-containing protein, giving the protein MKKTKLFCSLVALACVFLLQAQRTEIKGTLIANDDVEGIHIQNKTASKYAISDEKGEFSIAAKAKDTLFISSLIYQERTLIVTSEDEKSKSIKIKLEEKVSALDKVVVGKILTGSLQSDLENSDAKTEINFYDLGIPGNTKLPLTQNEKKLHDADGGSWGHLGLGFGVNFHKLLNKISGRTKKLKNIVELDDRDKCINKLRVYYESIIFEKDTLAKNLRDEYFLFSQEDKNFLNLCQEDNDIKLLEFLQQKLKAYRENLDSTTNN; this is encoded by the coding sequence GTGAAAAAGACTAAACTATTTTGTAGTCTTGTAGCATTAGCATGCGTTTTTTTGTTGCAAGCCCAGCGCACAGAAATTAAGGGTACGTTAATTGCCAATGACGATGTAGAAGGCATTCATATACAAAATAAAACAGCTTCAAAATATGCAATCTCAGACGAAAAAGGAGAATTTTCTATTGCCGCTAAGGCCAAAGACACTTTATTTATTTCGAGCTTAATTTATCAGGAGAGAACACTTATTGTTACATCTGAAGATGAAAAATCTAAATCCATTAAAATTAAACTCGAAGAAAAAGTTAGCGCCTTAGACAAAGTCGTAGTTGGCAAAATACTTACAGGGAGTTTGCAATCTGATCTCGAAAACTCGGATGCAAAAACAGAAATTAACTTTTATGACCTAGGCATACCAGGCAATACCAAACTACCTCTTACCCAAAACGAAAAAAAACTTCATGATGCCGATGGTGGTTCTTGGGGACATTTAGGTCTTGGTTTTGGTGTTAACTTCCACAAACTCCTTAACAAAATAAGTGGAAGAACAAAAAAACTAAAAAATATTGTTGAACTGGACGACAGAGATAAATGCATTAACAAACTAAGAGTTTATTATGAATCGATAATTTTTGAAAAAGACACACTAGCCAAAAACTTAAGAGACGAATATTTTTTGTTTTCCCAAGAGGATAAAAACTTTTTAAATTTATGCCAAGAAGACAATGATATTAAACTGTTAGAATTTTTACAACAAAAATTAAAAGCTTACCGAGAAAACCTAGATAGTACCACTAATAACTAA
- a CDS encoding DUF6702 family protein yields MKSIHLIFSLLVGIALTSSNTKHEYYVSVTNIEYAKAQQSLQIISQIFIDDFESLIRQRYDETITLAEDDEPEIVEEYMKRYLEDKLKISINGKAYNFSFIGKEYKEDITYCYLEIENIKSIKSIRVTNRTLFDILPEQQNIVRLKLLDRNKSFLLIPENDECMLNFN; encoded by the coding sequence ATGAAATCAATACACCTTATTTTCTCCCTATTGGTTGGCATAGCACTAACCTCTAGCAATACTAAACACGAGTACTATGTTAGCGTTACCAATATAGAGTATGCCAAAGCACAACAATCCCTTCAAATCATTAGTCAAATATTTATAGATGATTTTGAAAGTTTAATACGCCAACGCTATGACGAAACTATTACGCTTGCAGAAGATGATGAACCAGAAATAGTTGAAGAATACATGAAACGGTACCTAGAAGACAAACTCAAAATTTCCATAAATGGTAAAGCCTATAATTTTAGCTTTATAGGTAAAGAATATAAAGAAGATATTACATATTGTTATCTTGAAATTGAAAATATAAAATCCATCAAATCTATTCGCGTTACCAACCGTACACTTTTTGATATTCTACCTGAACAACAAAACATAGTAAGATTAAAACTATTAGACAGAAATAAAAGTTTCTTACTTATACCAGAAAATGATGAGTGCATGTTAAACTTTAACTAA
- a CDS encoding M1 family metallopeptidase, producing MKLFKYVFSAMLFVCAGAYAQNDIKPERKPGHTNQNKFKQLYDEFATPNMFRTGSGAPGPAYYQQQADYKMDIEIDDVNAKLYGKETITYTNNSPDELTYLWVQLDQNMRAKDSKTPLINSSGIGPATSASRATSTYLKERFDGGFNIEYVKDTNDKDLPHTINRTMMRVELPKPMKTGDQFSFKIKWWYNINDHVKDGGRSGYEYFEENDNRIYVMAQFYPRMAVYNDVEGWQNSQFWGRDEFALPFGDFDVNITVPADHILDGTGYLTNREEVFSKEMMNRYNKAKKSFDKPVMIVTEEEARKTEKTKSNKKKTWKLSAQMVRDFGFATSRKFIWDMMAVKIGNKDVMAVSLYSKEGNPLWEQWSTRTVASTLKSYSRMTFDYPYHKAISVHAPMGMEYPMICYNFGRPDENGNYSDRTKYGMISVIIHEVGHNFFPMIVNSDERQWTWMDEGLNTFVQYVAEQDFGEWNPKALSPGHDKYPSRRGPAKNIVRYMGGDQDFIAPIMTKGLNTYQFGSNAYSKPATGLNILRETIMGRELFDYSFREYARRWKFKHPTPEDFFRTMEDASAVDLDWFWRGWFYTTDYTDIGIKDVKKYAVTNNPNKEGKQLAERYNIDPNALVYFIGEGDEGYEDAVKNGQSIEDLPTVKEYIMDNFTPEEQKNMKKSPKYFYQVTFDKPGGLVMPLIVEYQYADGSKEKITYPAQIWRLNDNEVSRAIATDKEIVAITVDPELETADIDTSNNSWPRETKESDFDKFKNKIKD from the coding sequence ATGAAACTTTTTAAGTACGTATTTAGTGCAATGCTTTTTGTTTGTGCTGGTGCTTATGCACAAAACGACATTAAGCCAGAGCGCAAACCTGGACACACCAACCAAAACAAATTCAAACAACTATACGATGAATTTGCAACTCCAAACATGTTTAGAACAGGTTCTGGAGCACCTGGCCCTGCTTATTACCAACAACAAGCAGACTACAAAATGGACATAGAAATCGATGATGTCAATGCTAAACTATACGGTAAAGAGACTATCACTTATACTAACAACTCACCAGACGAGCTTACTTACTTATGGGTGCAATTAGATCAAAACATGAGAGCTAAGGACTCTAAAACACCTTTAATAAATAGTTCTGGCATTGGTCCTGCAACTTCAGCTTCTAGAGCCACGAGTACTTATTTAAAGGAGCGTTTTGACGGAGGTTTTAATATTGAATACGTAAAAGATACTAACGATAAAGATCTACCTCACACCATTAACCGTACCATGATGCGTGTAGAATTACCAAAACCTATGAAAACCGGAGATCAGTTTTCATTTAAAATAAAATGGTGGTACAACATTAACGACCATGTAAAAGATGGTGGGCGCTCTGGTTACGAATATTTTGAAGAAAACGACAACAGAATCTACGTCATGGCTCAGTTTTATCCTCGTATGGCTGTTTATAATGATGTAGAAGGTTGGCAAAACTCTCAATTTTGGGGACGCGACGAGTTTGCGCTGCCTTTTGGTGATTTTGATGTAAACATTACAGTACCTGCAGACCATATCTTAGACGGAACAGGGTATTTAACCAACAGAGAAGAAGTGTTTTCAAAAGAGATGATGAACCGTTACAACAAAGCCAAAAAATCTTTTGACAAGCCTGTAATGATAGTAACCGAAGAAGAAGCTCGAAAAACTGAAAAAACAAAAAGCAATAAGAAAAAGACGTGGAAACTCTCTGCACAAATGGTTAGAGACTTTGGTTTTGCAACTTCCCGTAAATTTATTTGGGATATGATGGCTGTTAAAATAGGTAACAAAGACGTTATGGCTGTTTCTTTATATTCTAAAGAAGGTAATCCCCTTTGGGAACAGTGGTCTACTAGAACTGTAGCTAGCACATTAAAATCTTACTCTCGCATGACCTTTGATTATCCTTACCACAAAGCAATCTCAGTCCATGCACCAATGGGAATGGAATACCCAATGATTTGCTACAATTTTGGTCGCCCTGATGAGAATGGAAACTACTCAGACAGAACTAAATATGGTATGATTAGTGTAATTATCCATGAAGTAGGTCATAACTTTTTCCCTATGATCGTTAACAGCGACGAGCGTCAATGGACATGGATGGACGAGGGTTTAAATACATTTGTTCAGTACGTAGCAGAACAAGATTTTGGAGAATGGAATCCAAAGGCCCTGTCACCAGGTCACGATAAGTATCCATCTCGCAGAGGACCTGCTAAAAATATTGTGAGATATATGGGAGGTGATCAAGATTTTATTGCGCCTATTATGACTAAGGGTTTAAATACTTACCAATTTGGAAGTAACGCTTATAGTAAACCAGCAACAGGATTAAATATTCTTCGTGAAACCATTATGGGACGTGAATTATTTGATTATTCCTTTAGAGAATATGCAAGACGCTGGAAATTTAAACACCCAACACCCGAAGATTTTTTTAGAACTATGGAAGATGCATCAGCCGTAGATTTAGATTGGTTTTGGAGAGGCTGGTTCTACACTACAGACTATACTGACATTGGCATTAAGGACGTAAAAAAGTATGCTGTTACAAACAATCCAAATAAGGAAGGCAAACAGCTTGCAGAACGTTATAATATAGACCCAAACGCACTAGTCTATTTTATTGGTGAAGGCGATGAAGGTTACGAAGACGCTGTAAAAAATGGGCAATCCATAGAAGACCTCCCAACAGTTAAAGAATACATAATGGACAATTTTACACCAGAGGAGCAAAAAAACATGAAGAAATCACCAAAGTATTTCTATCAAGTAACATTCGATAAACCTGGTGGTCTCGTAATGCCACTAATTGTAGAATATCAATATGCCGATGGGTCCAAAGAAAAAATTACCTATCCTGCTCAGATTTGGAGATTAAATGATAATGAAGTAAGTAGAGCTATTGCAACAGATAAGGAGATTGTTGCCATAACTGTAGATCCAGAGCTAGAAACCGCAGATATTGATACTTCTAACAACTCTTGGCCAAGAGAAACTAAAGAAAGTGATTTTGATAAGTTTAAAAACAAAATTAAGGATTAA
- a CDS encoding twin-arginine translocase TatA/TatE family subunit, with amino-acid sequence MIQTTTLLFIGGTEIVFILFIVVLVFGADKLPEIARGLGKGMRTLRDATNDIKHEVTKSAKDSNIVDTDTTKEIQQQINKVKDDLENFTGSVKRNM; translated from the coding sequence GTGATACAAACAACAACATTATTATTTATCGGTGGCACCGAGATAGTCTTTATACTATTTATAGTGGTATTGGTATTTGGCGCAGATAAGCTGCCCGAAATTGCTAGAGGGCTGGGCAAAGGTATGCGAACATTAAGAGATGCTACCAACGATATAAAGCATGAGGTTACAAAAAGTGCCAAGGACAGCAATATTGTAGATACCGATACGACCAAAGAAATTCAACAACAAATTAATAAGGTCAAAGATGATCTTGAGAATTTTACAGGCTCAGTAAAGCGAAACATGTAA
- a CDS encoding S8 family peptidase, whose amino-acid sequence MKKSFFKLFLLAAIVLVSCSKDDTNVETQPETVQFPENPLTIEQINSRISETLENTGDFDWNAVDEYFLWSAVVHGQNVLTIGYGNPGQSFSETKDANLESKKTTLIDIILKNEAIDNRKLRLVEHEIITVFDVEITKIETIIELRKSKYVRYLEPNGYNQYTAAIEKSNSGCDKNPDSINPTHYTTTSPNNAQISWHFNEHNIPQAWNHSTGSGVTIGLIDTGVSASQYLLNSSGFNDGASTGRFIQKYGTFIDSWWWWSNNYDGPHDKCGHGTAMASAMAAPRNNDGMPVGVAYNANLVAYRATEDVLLNDYHERKGVSMALTQLGNRNDVKIISMSIGYIWSIGNIKDAVRYAHSKGKLIFAAGGTSTSFTNGFGVIFPATMSETVAVTGVNDGSSYERCNTCHSGSKIDFTIIMEGDNNTSKAPPVLGFNTGQRRYTGGSSVATATTAGIAALIWSKYPSWSRTQVINRLKQSAEFYPYKNGSFGYGNIDALQAVQ is encoded by the coding sequence ATGAAAAAAAGTTTTTTCAAACTATTTCTACTAGCTGCAATAGTGTTAGTATCATGTTCTAAAGATGATACGAATGTTGAAACCCAACCAGAAACAGTTCAATTTCCTGAAAACCCACTTACCATTGAACAAATTAATTCGAGAATTTCAGAAACTTTAGAAAACACAGGTGATTTTGATTGGAATGCCGTAGACGAATATTTTTTATGGAGTGCCGTTGTACATGGACAGAACGTATTAACTATAGGCTATGGAAATCCAGGTCAAAGTTTTAGTGAAACAAAAGATGCTAATTTAGAATCCAAAAAAACTACTTTGATTGATATTATTCTTAAAAATGAAGCTATCGATAACAGAAAATTAAGGTTAGTAGAACACGAAATTATTACCGTATTTGATGTAGAAATTACAAAAATTGAAACCATAATTGAGCTTAGAAAAAGCAAATACGTGCGCTACTTAGAACCAAATGGCTATAATCAATACACCGCTGCTATAGAGAAAAGTAATTCTGGCTGCGATAAAAATCCAGACAGTATAAATCCTACTCACTACACAACTACCAGTCCAAACAATGCGCAAATTTCTTGGCATTTTAATGAGCATAATATTCCTCAAGCTTGGAATCACAGTACTGGCTCTGGTGTAACAATAGGCCTTATAGATACTGGTGTTTCTGCTTCACAATATTTATTAAACTCATCAGGATTTAATGATGGTGCTTCTACGGGTAGATTTATACAGAAATACGGAACATTTATTGACTCTTGGTGGTGGTGGAGCAACAATTATGATGGCCCACATGACAAATGCGGACATGGTACCGCTATGGCTTCTGCTATGGCTGCACCCAGAAACAATGATGGCATGCCTGTTGGTGTGGCTTACAATGCTAACCTTGTAGCTTACAGAGCAACAGAAGATGTATTATTAAACGATTACCACGAGCGCAAGGGAGTATCTATGGCTTTAACACAGCTAGGAAACAGAAACGATGTTAAAATTATCTCAATGTCTATAGGCTATATTTGGTCTATAGGCAATATTAAAGACGCTGTAAGGTATGCTCACAGTAAAGGAAAATTAATCTTTGCGGCCGGCGGAACCTCAACGAGTTTCACCAATGGTTTTGGAGTAATTTTTCCTGCAACTATGAGCGAAACTGTTGCAGTTACAGGTGTGAATGATGGCTCTAGCTATGAACGATGCAATACATGTCATAGTGGAAGCAAAATAGATTTTACAATCATTATGGAAGGTGATAACAACACAAGTAAAGCTCCACCAGTTTTAGGATTTAACACAGGACAAAGAAGGTATACGGGTGGCTCGTCAGTTGCTACTGCAACAACAGCAGGTATAGCAGCCTTAATTTGGTCTAAATATCCTAGTTGGTCTAGGACTCAGGTAATCAACAGATTAAAGCAATCTGCAGAATTTTATCCTTACAAGAATGGTAGTTTTGGTTACGGTAATATAGATGCCTTACAAGCTGTACAATAA
- a CDS encoding O-methyltransferase produces the protein MYFLPEALDNYVVSHSEQEPELLQQLTRETYQKILQPIMLSGPYQGRVLSMISKLVNPKSILELGTFTGYATLCLAEGLQSDGVIHTVDINEELHDFQRKYFDKSDYGHQIIQHTGNALDVIPELDLTFDLIFIDADKPNYSNYFHAVIDRLNSGGIILSDNVLWHGKVVEPLNDKDVSTKAVLDYNTLLKEDSRIETVLLPIRDGLTISRKK, from the coding sequence ATGTATTTTTTGCCAGAGGCTTTAGACAATTACGTTGTTTCACATTCTGAGCAAGAGCCAGAGTTATTACAACAGTTAACACGAGAAACATATCAAAAAATTTTACAACCTATCATGCTCAGTGGTCCTTACCAGGGTAGAGTGCTGAGTATGATTTCTAAGTTGGTAAATCCTAAATCTATTTTAGAACTAGGAACATTTACAGGCTATGCTACCTTATGCTTAGCCGAAGGATTGCAAAGTGATGGTGTTATTCATACCGTTGATATAAATGAAGAACTTCACGATTTTCAAAGAAAGTATTTTGATAAATCTGATTATGGCCATCAAATTATTCAGCATACTGGAAATGCGTTAGATGTCATTCCTGAATTAGATCTAACTTTTGATTTAATTTTTATCGATGCAGACAAGCCTAATTATTCTAATTATTTTCATGCTGTAATTGACAGGTTGAATTCGGGAGGCATTATACTTTCTGATAATGTCTTATGGCACGGAAAAGTGGTTGAACCTTTAAATGATAAAGATGTATCTACAAAAGCTGTTTTGGATTATAATACACTTTTAAAGGAAGATAGTAGGATTGAAACAGTATTGTTGCCCATACGAGACGGACTAACAATCAGTAGGAAGAAATAA
- a CDS encoding amidohydrolase family protein produces the protein MSKRKLRINGHSHLLPYPEEIPEFMKDKGIFWVDKDRKFMLQKDWNRPITDSSFFLNEKLAWMEHFKIDHAVVLNLSQLYGNGLRLEEMKQALRFQNDFNARIQHDHPSKFTTGFVVHPGFVRGACWEIERCVEVLGMRLLCLPTHYMDTIGTWRCIFDEENEPIFELADKYNLAVEIHPYDGEKFIKLENTSWRFHLIWMLAQCADAYHFLTLNGYYEKYPNMRICFAHGGQLAQINLGRRIQGFDGRPDLFEGKKHPRKAVGHKNIFFDTLVHDTGSLELLIKNQGSKQVIMGLDDPYPLGEMESAKQSSYPGKILDLAIERKIINESERHAIWEDNIVQWLCGNDEQAKEDLITRITS, from the coding sequence ATGAGCAAACGCAAACTAAGAATTAACGGTCATTCTCATCTTCTTCCTTATCCTGAAGAAATCCCTGAATTTATGAAAGATAAAGGCATTTTTTGGGTCGATAAGGACCGTAAATTCATGCTTCAAAAAGATTGGAACAGACCTATTACAGATTCTAGCTTTTTCTTAAATGAGAAATTGGCTTGGATGGAGCATTTTAAAATTGACCATGCTGTTGTTCTTAATTTGTCGCAACTTTATGGTAACGGTTTGCGTCTAGAGGAAATGAAGCAGGCGCTTAGATTTCAGAATGATTTTAATGCACGCATACAGCACGATCACCCAAGTAAATTTACAACGGGTTTTGTGGTGCACCCTGGTTTTGTGCGTGGTGCTTGTTGGGAAATAGAGCGATGTGTTGAGGTTTTAGGAATGCGTTTGTTGTGTTTGCCAACACATTATATGGATACTATTGGGACTTGGCGTTGTATTTTTGATGAAGAAAACGAACCTATTTTTGAGCTGGCAGATAAGTATAATTTAGCGGTTGAAATTCACCCATACGATGGCGAAAAATTCATTAAACTAGAAAACACATCATGGCGTTTTCATTTAATTTGGATGCTGGCGCAATGTGCAGATGCTTATCATTTTTTAACCTTAAATGGTTACTACGAAAAGTATCCTAATATGCGAATTTGTTTTGCTCATGGAGGACAGTTAGCACAGATTAATCTTGGTCGTCGCATTCAAGGGTTTGATGGTAGACCAGATTTGTTTGAAGGTAAAAAGCATCCTCGTAAAGCGGTAGGCCATAAAAATATCTTTTTTGACACTTTAGTGCATGATACAGGTTCTTTAGAATTACTGATAAAAAATCAAGGTTCAAAACAAGTTATAATGGGATTAGATGACCCTTATCCATTAGGTGAAATGGAAAGTGCTAAACAATCGTCGTATCCTGGTAAAATTTTAGATTTGGCCATAGAACGAAAAATCATAAATGAGTCTGAACGCCATGCCATTTGGGAAGATAATATTGTACAGTGGTTGTGTGGTAATGATGAACAGGCTAAAGAAGATCTTATAACCAGAATTACTTCTTAG
- a CDS encoding 3-hydroxyanthranilate 3,4-dioxygenase: MSKLFPPINFKAWIEENRHLLKPPVGNKVVWKDADVIVMVVGGPNDRQDYHYNETPEFFYQIEGDMVLKVIEDGESKDIHIREGEIFVLPPKVPHSPQRSANTVGLVIEYPRPEGVMDKLQWYSEEDTSLIYEEEFMLDNIETDMPAIFDRYNDMVKKGAFKK, translated from the coding sequence ATGAGCAAATTATTTCCGCCTATTAATTTTAAAGCATGGATTGAAGAAAACCGTCACTTATTAAAGCCACCAGTAGGTAATAAAGTGGTTTGGAAGGATGCCGATGTTATTGTTATGGTTGTTGGTGGGCCAAACGACAGACAAGATTATCACTATAACGAAACACCTGAATTTTTCTATCAAATTGAAGGTGATATGGTTTTAAAAGTGATTGAAGATGGTGAATCAAAGGATATCCACATAAGAGAAGGTGAGATTTTTGTGTTACCACCAAAAGTACCACATTCACCTCAACGTAGCGCAAATACAGTTGGTTTGGTTATCGAGTATCCAAGACCAGAAGGTGTTATGGATAAATTACAATGGTACTCTGAAGAGGACACAAGTTTGATTTATGAAGAAGAATTTATGCTTGATAATATAGAAACTGATATGCCCGCTATTTTTGACCGTTATAACGACATGGTTAAAAAGGGTGCTTTTAAAAAATAA
- a CDS encoding SDR family oxidoreductase produces the protein MNLNLNNKYALVCGSTAGIGKATALALAEEGANITLVARNEDKLKAVLAELPKHRNHDYIVADFSNPMELKEKVESYIKNNHGFHVLVNNTGGPAGGPVFNAKIEEFESAFTQHLKCNHVLAQAVVPFMKAEEYGRIINVISTSVKQPLDGLGVSNTIRGAVANWSKTLANELGQYGITVNNVLPGATGTERLTEIIKNKSAKTGKTEDEAANAMKSAVPAKRFAKPEELAAAITFLASEKASYINGINLPVDGGRTKSL, from the coding sequence ATGAATCTAAACTTAAACAACAAATACGCACTGGTTTGTGGTAGCACAGCAGGTATTGGTAAAGCAACTGCTTTAGCGTTAGCCGAAGAAGGTGCAAATATCACACTAGTTGCAAGAAACGAAGACAAGCTAAAGGCAGTTTTAGCTGAACTGCCAAAACACAGAAATCACGATTATATTGTAGCTGATTTTTCTAATCCAATGGAATTAAAAGAAAAAGTTGAAAGCTATATTAAAAACAATCACGGATTTCATGTGTTGGTAAACAACACTGGCGGACCAGCTGGTGGACCAGTTTTTAATGCAAAAATTGAAGAATTTGAAAGCGCTTTCACACAACATTTAAAATGTAATCATGTATTAGCTCAAGCTGTTGTTCCGTTTATGAAAGCTGAAGAATATGGACGTATAATTAATGTGATTTCAACATCTGTAAAACAGCCATTAGATGGACTTGGTGTAAGTAATACCATTCGTGGTGCAGTAGCTAACTGGAGTAAAACCTTAGCTAACGAGCTTGGACAGTATGGCATTACCGTAAATAATGTTTTACCAGGTGCAACTGGTACAGAACGTCTAACCGAAATTATTAAAAACAAAAGTGCTAAAACAGGCAAAACAGAAGACGAAGCTGCTAACGCCATGAAAAGCGCTGTTCCAGCAAAACGTTTTGCAAAACCAGAAGAATTAGCTGCAGCTATCACCTTTTTAGCAAGTGAAAAAGCGAGTTACATTAACGGCATTAACCTTCCGGTTGATGGTGGTAGAACAAAAAGTTTATAA